The Psychrobacter raelei genome contains the following window.
TTGACAGTAGCGCACTCAAATAACTGATGATAAAAATACCAAAAGGACATGTTATGCAAGACTCACAATTGACCCCAGAAGAAATCGCCCAATTAACCGAAGCAGACTGGCGGGCTCGCTTAAGCGATGAGGAGTATCGTGTGCTGCGTCAAAAAGGCACAGAGCGCCCTTTTACCGGCATCCATAATGACATGAGCGAGCAGGGCGTGTATCGCTGTAAAGGCTGCGGTGCCAAATTATTTGATTCAAGCAATAAGTTTGATGCCGGCTGTGGTTGGCCAAGCTTCGATGCCACCTTAGATGAGTCGGCCGTAGATGAGCACTTAGATACATCGCATGGCATGCGCCGCGTTGAGGTCACTTGTCGTAATTGTGGCGGTCATTTGGGACATGTGTTTCCTGATGGCCCAAGAGAAACCACAGGGCTGCGCTACTGCATTAATTCAGTGGCCATTGACTTGGAGCCAAAACCCTAAGTTCAAGGGTAGCGATTGCGGCTAAAATCTAGTAACTGAGGCTCTACATTTAAGGACTGAGC
Protein-coding sequences here:
- the msrB gene encoding peptide-methionine (R)-S-oxide reductase MsrB, which codes for MQDSQLTPEEIAQLTEADWRARLSDEEYRVLRQKGTERPFTGIHNDMSEQGVYRCKGCGAKLFDSSNKFDAGCGWPSFDATLDESAVDEHLDTSHGMRRVEVTCRNCGGHLGHVFPDGPRETTGLRYCINSVAIDLEPKP